In Streptomyces sp. NBC_00306, a single genomic region encodes these proteins:
- a CDS encoding extracellular solute-binding protein, which yields MKNFRALSVALVSALTLTGCGVIPGTGSDTRTVRIWLMQDSVSDDFLKRFTTAYEKDNPSVELDVTFQEWTGIGKKVMAALESGKGPDIIEVGNTQVAQYAESDALLDLTLESVRDLGNEQWLPGLAEPGSINGSQYGIPWYAANRVVIYNKDLFADAGITALPKTRAQWLDTSEQLDDNGVQGIYLSGQDWYTLSGFIWDEGGDLAVERGGDWQGTLDTPAALRGMAFYKELQAHGDGPKAADEQTPPQAEVFAQGDVAQIIAVPGAATVIEKANPDLKGKLGYFPVPGKTAQRPGAVFTGGSDLIVPEKARERAAAIEVVKALAGTRWQTDLARTMNYVPNKSTLAGVLKGEEGTAAMAVGAAQGRATPNSPQWAEVEADNPIKTYMTAVLQGKNAARAARQASERITDVLARG from the coding sequence GTGAAGAACTTCCGTGCCCTGTCCGTCGCGCTCGTCTCCGCGCTCACGCTCACCGGCTGCGGGGTGATCCCCGGCACCGGATCGGATACACGGACCGTGCGGATCTGGCTGATGCAGGACAGCGTCTCCGACGACTTCCTGAAGCGGTTCACGACCGCGTACGAGAAGGACAACCCGTCGGTGGAGCTCGACGTCACCTTCCAGGAGTGGACCGGCATCGGGAAGAAGGTCATGGCCGCGCTGGAGAGCGGCAAGGGGCCCGACATCATCGAGGTCGGCAACACCCAGGTCGCCCAGTACGCGGAGAGCGACGCCCTGCTGGACCTCACGCTGGAGTCCGTACGCGACCTCGGCAACGAGCAGTGGCTGCCGGGACTCGCCGAACCCGGCAGCATCAACGGCTCCCAGTACGGCATCCCCTGGTACGCGGCCAACCGCGTCGTCATCTACAACAAGGACCTCTTCGCGGACGCCGGGATCACCGCGCTTCCCAAGACCCGGGCCCAGTGGCTCGACACCTCGGAGCAGCTCGACGACAACGGTGTCCAGGGCATCTACCTCTCCGGCCAGGACTGGTACACCCTGTCCGGCTTCATCTGGGACGAGGGCGGGGACCTGGCCGTCGAGCGAGGCGGCGACTGGCAGGGCACCCTCGACACCCCGGCGGCGCTGCGCGGCATGGCGTTCTACAAGGAGCTCCAGGCACACGGCGACGGGCCCAAGGCCGCCGACGAGCAGACGCCGCCCCAGGCGGAGGTCTTCGCCCAGGGCGATGTCGCCCAGATCATCGCCGTGCCCGGCGCCGCGACCGTCATCGAAAAGGCCAACCCCGATCTGAAGGGCAAGCTCGGCTACTTCCCCGTGCCCGGCAAGACGGCCCAGAGACCCGGCGCCGTCTTCACCGGCGGCTCCGACCTGATCGTCCCGGAGAAGGCCCGCGAACGGGCGGCGGCCATCGAGGTCGTCAAGGCGCTGGCCGGGACGCGCTGGCAGACCGATCTCGCCCGCACCATGAACTACGTCCCCAACAAGAGCACCCTCGCCGGCGTGCTCAAGGGCGAGGAGGGCACGGCCGCGATGGCCGTCGGAGCCGCGCAGGGCCGGGCGACCCCCAACTCTCCGCAGTGGGCCGAGGTCGAGGCCGACAACCCGATCAAGACCTATATGACCGCCGTCCTCCAGGGGAAGAACGCCGCTCGCGCGGCGCGGCAGGCCTCCGAGCGCATCACGGACGTCCTCGCACGCGGGTGA
- the egtD gene encoding L-histidine N(alpha)-methyltransferase: MSPFLLTRTLPEDATDAALRGDVLHGLTRTPKTLPPKWFYDARGSELFEEITRLPEYYPTRAEREILIDRSAEIAAATKARTLVELGSGSSEKTRHLLDELNDLHSYVPVDVSESALRGAAEALLEEHPGLDVHALIADFTRGLALPGTPGPRLVAFLGGTIGNLLPAERAAFLSSVRSLLDPGDALLLGTDLVKDEDVLVRAYDDASGVTAAFNKNVLNVLARELGADVDPADFDHVARWDPQEEWIEMRLRARHALSVKIPELDLVVAFEEGEEMRTEISAKFRQEGVRTELAAAGMELTNWWTDREGRFALSLATAC, encoded by the coding sequence GTGAGCCCGTTCCTCTTGACCCGCACCCTGCCCGAGGACGCCACCGACGCCGCGCTGCGCGGCGACGTCCTGCACGGGCTCACCCGCACCCCCAAGACGCTGCCGCCGAAGTGGTTCTACGACGCCCGCGGAAGCGAGCTGTTCGAGGAGATCACCCGGCTGCCCGAGTACTACCCCACCCGAGCCGAGCGGGAGATCCTGATCGACCGCTCGGCGGAGATCGCCGCGGCGACGAAGGCCCGGACGCTGGTGGAGCTGGGCTCGGGCTCCTCGGAGAAGACCCGTCATCTGCTGGACGAGCTGAACGACCTGCACAGTTATGTGCCGGTCGACGTGAGCGAGAGCGCCCTGCGGGGCGCGGCCGAGGCGCTGCTGGAGGAGCATCCCGGGCTCGATGTGCACGCCCTGATCGCCGACTTCACCCGCGGGCTCGCGCTGCCCGGCACTCCGGGCCCCCGGCTGGTCGCGTTCCTCGGCGGCACGATCGGCAATCTGCTGCCGGCCGAGCGGGCGGCGTTCCTGAGCTCGGTGCGGTCGCTGCTCGACCCCGGGGACGCGCTGCTGCTGGGCACGGACCTCGTCAAGGACGAGGACGTGCTGGTACGCGCCTACGACGACGCCTCCGGGGTGACGGCCGCGTTCAACAAGAACGTCCTGAACGTCCTCGCCCGGGAGCTGGGCGCGGACGTCGACCCCGCCGACTTCGACCATGTGGCGCGATGGGACCCGCAGGAGGAGTGGATCGAGATGCGGCTGCGGGCGCGTCACGCCCTGAGCGTGAAGATTCCCGAGCTGGATCTCGTGGTCGCCTTCGAGGAGGGCGAGGAGATGCGCACCGAGATCTCCGCGAAGTTCCGTCAGGAGGGTGTGCGGACGGAACTGGCGGCGGCAGGCATGGAGTTGACGAACTGGTGGACGGACAGGGAGGGCAGGTTCGCGCTGTCCCTGGCGACGGCCTGCTGA
- the egtC gene encoding ergothioneine biosynthesis protein EgtC, whose amino-acid sequence MCRHIAYLGPPLPLGQLLAEPAHGLLRQSWAPRRQRYGTVNADGFGVGWYAEGDPVPARYRRTGPIWADLSFTDIARVVRSGAVLAAVRDATEAGADGEAAAAPFASGPWLFSHNGAVRGWPRSMAPLSLSLPATDLLSLESRCDSALLWALVLRRLRDGDEPGQAIAETIYEAAGAAPDSRLNFLLTDGETIAASAWGDTLWYLAEPGRRTVVASEPYDDDPHWREVPDRTLLAATRTDVLLTPLKEPTS is encoded by the coding sequence ATGTGCCGTCATATCGCCTACCTCGGCCCGCCGCTGCCCCTCGGGCAGCTGCTGGCCGAACCGGCGCACGGACTGCTGCGGCAGTCGTGGGCCCCCCGCCGCCAGCGGTACGGGACGGTCAACGCCGACGGATTCGGCGTCGGCTGGTACGCCGAGGGCGATCCGGTGCCCGCACGCTACCGGCGCACCGGACCCATCTGGGCGGACCTGTCGTTCACCGACATCGCCCGGGTCGTCCGCAGCGGGGCGGTGCTCGCCGCCGTCCGGGACGCCACGGAGGCCGGTGCGGACGGCGAGGCCGCCGCGGCTCCGTTCGCCTCCGGGCCCTGGCTGTTCAGTCACAACGGGGCCGTCAGGGGCTGGCCGCGCTCCATGGCGCCGCTCTCCCTCTCCCTGCCCGCCACCGACCTGCTCTCGCTGGAATCGCGCTGCGACTCGGCGCTGCTGTGGGCCCTGGTGCTGCGCAGGCTGCGCGACGGCGATGAACCCGGCCAGGCGATCGCCGAGACGATCTACGAGGCGGCCGGGGCCGCACCGGACTCACGGCTGAACTTCCTGCTCACCGACGGCGAGACGATCGCGGCGAGCGCCTGGGGCGACACCCTGTGGTACCTCGCCGAGCCCGGCCGCCGCACGGTCGTGGCCTCGGAGCCGTACGACGACGATCCGCACTGGCGAGAGGTGCCCGACCGGACACTGCTCGCCGCAACCCGAACCGATGTCCTGCTGACACCGCTCAAGGAGCCCACTTCGTGA
- a CDS encoding lysophospholipid acyltransferase family protein, translating to MSVWLPGAPCTPAGCATHQGPVAGTITAVARLTAGLLTALAGILVGPLVALLALVLGTRFRHLATRCWTRAVLRAFGVRLRIVGRPYAPRGSLVVANHISWLDIPLMATALPGRMLAKTEVRHWPVLGPLAARGGTFFLERDRLRTLPATVAEMASALREGARVIAFPEGSTWCGREQGRFRHAVFQAALDAGASVQPVRITYLPTGAAAFVGEDSLPASLWRVVAAGELTAEIRLLPAIPAGSFPDRRSLARAAQQAVARDSANLPSLSVHQFVNSMPAAASSVRTPS from the coding sequence ATGAGCGTCTGGCTCCCCGGCGCGCCCTGCACCCCCGCCGGATGCGCCACCCACCAGGGCCCGGTGGCCGGCACGATCACCGCGGTCGCCCGGCTGACGGCAGGACTGCTGACCGCGCTCGCCGGCATCCTCGTCGGGCCGCTGGTGGCGCTGCTCGCCCTGGTACTGGGCACTCGGTTCCGGCATCTGGCGACCCGCTGCTGGACGCGGGCGGTGCTGCGCGCCTTCGGTGTGCGCCTGCGGATCGTCGGCCGGCCCTACGCCCCGCGGGGCTCCCTCGTCGTCGCCAACCACATCTCCTGGCTGGACATACCGCTGATGGCCACCGCCCTGCCGGGGCGGATGCTGGCCAAGACAGAGGTCAGGCACTGGCCCGTCCTCGGACCGCTCGCGGCCCGCGGCGGCACCTTCTTCCTGGAGCGCGACCGGTTGCGGACGCTCCCCGCGACCGTGGCCGAGATGGCCTCCGCGCTCCGTGAGGGCGCCCGGGTCATCGCGTTCCCCGAGGGGTCCACCTGGTGCGGGCGTGAGCAGGGCCGCTTCCGGCACGCCGTCTTCCAGGCCGCTCTGGACGCCGGCGCGAGCGTGCAGCCCGTCCGCATCACCTATCTGCCCACAGGCGCGGCCGCCTTCGTCGGTGAGGACTCGCTGCCCGCGTCGCTGTGGCGGGTCGTGGCGGCCGGTGAACTCACCGCCGAGATCCGGCTGCTGCCGGCCATCCCCGCGGGGAGTTTCCCCGACCGCCGCTCACTGGCCCGCGCGGCTCAGCAGGCCGTCGCCAGGGACAGCGCGAACCTGCCCTCCCTGTCCGTCCACCAGTTCGTCAACTCCATGCCTGCCGCCGCCAGTTCCGTCCGCACACCCTCCTGA
- a CDS encoding GNAT family N-acetyltransferase: protein MPASPAVVAAPLRLPAPAPTSLPTRLPEAGAEAEQPRYIVSLARDQEDVRAAQRLRHQVFAGEMGARLEGPEPGLDIDAYDAYCDHLLVREADTGEVVGTYRLLPPDRARAAGRLYSETEFDLARLDPIRDDLVEVGRSCVHPLHRNGAVIGLIWAGLARYMTRTGHNWLAGCCSIPLADGGTLAAATWSTVRSKNLAPEEYWVTPHKLWNADTVALPAGRTELPALLRGYLRLGAWVCGAPAHDADFGVADLYVLLSLRRTNPRYLNHFLSLAPGR, encoded by the coding sequence ATGCCCGCATCGCCAGCCGTCGTCGCCGCGCCCCTCCGACTCCCCGCCCCGGCCCCTACGTCGCTCCCCACCCGGCTCCCCGAGGCCGGCGCGGAGGCCGAGCAGCCCCGGTACATCGTCTCGCTCGCCCGCGACCAGGAGGACGTCCGCGCAGCCCAGCGGCTGCGCCACCAGGTCTTCGCCGGCGAGATGGGCGCACGGCTGGAGGGACCGGAGCCGGGTCTGGACATCGACGCCTACGACGCGTACTGCGACCACCTGCTGGTGCGCGAGGCGGACACCGGCGAGGTCGTCGGCACCTACCGGCTGCTGCCGCCCGACCGGGCCCGTGCGGCCGGGCGGCTCTACTCCGAGACCGAGTTCGACCTGGCCCGGCTCGACCCCATCCGCGACGACCTGGTCGAGGTCGGCCGCTCCTGCGTCCACCCGCTGCACCGCAACGGGGCCGTCATCGGCCTGATCTGGGCCGGGCTCGCCCGGTACATGACCCGCACCGGACACAACTGGCTGGCCGGCTGCTGCTCGATCCCGCTCGCGGACGGCGGCACCCTCGCCGCGGCCACCTGGTCCACGGTCCGCAGCAAGAACCTGGCCCCCGAGGAGTACTGGGTGACCCCCCACAAGCTCTGGAACGCCGACACCGTCGCCCTTCCCGCCGGCCGCACCGAACTGCCCGCTCTGCTGCGCGGATACCTCCGCCTCGGCGCCTGGGTGTGCGGGGCGCCCGCCCACGACGCCGACTTCGGTGTCGCCGACCTGTACGTACTGCTCTCGCTGCGCCGCACCAACCCGCGCTACCTGAACCACTTCCTCTCGCTCGCCCCCGGACGATGA
- the egtB gene encoding ergothioneine biosynthesis protein EgtB produces the protein MTDDLRRRALDALITARDRTAGLTTCVDENELIAQHSPLMSPLVWDLAHIGNQEEQWLLRTVGGREALRPEIDSVYDAFEHPRALRPTLPLLAPSEARTYASDVRGRVLDILERTPLEGTDRLTDSGFAFGMIAQHEQQHDETMLITHQLRKGPAVLSAPEPPAGGMQGLSEEILVPGGPFTMGTSTEPWALDNERPAHRRDVPAFHLDTAPVTCGAYIAFIEDGGYDDPRWWAAEGWDQIRRHDIGAPLFWRREAGQWLRRRFGVTEPVPADEPVLHVSWYEADAYARWAGRRLPTEAEWEKAARHDQEADRSRRFPWGDADPTPTQANLGQRHLRPAPAGSYPEGESPLGVRQLIGDVWEWTSSDFLPYPGFAAFPYREYSEVFFGSAHKVLRGGSFAVDKVACRGTFRNWDLPVRRQIFSGFRTARDAAGHEDVA, from the coding sequence ATGACCGACGACCTCAGGCGACGCGCTCTCGACGCGCTGATCACCGCCCGGGACCGCACCGCCGGTCTCACCACCTGCGTGGACGAGAACGAACTGATCGCCCAGCATTCCCCGTTGATGTCGCCGCTGGTCTGGGACCTCGCGCACATCGGCAACCAGGAAGAACAGTGGCTGCTGCGGACCGTCGGAGGCCGTGAGGCCCTGCGGCCCGAGATCGACTCCGTCTACGACGCCTTCGAGCACCCGCGCGCCCTGCGCCCGACCCTCCCCCTGCTCGCCCCGTCCGAGGCGCGCACCTACGCCTCCGACGTACGTGGCCGGGTCCTCGACATCCTCGAGCGCACCCCGCTGGAGGGCACCGACCGGCTGACCGACTCGGGCTTCGCCTTCGGCATGATCGCCCAGCACGAGCAGCAGCACGACGAGACGATGCTCATCACCCACCAGCTCCGCAAGGGTCCCGCCGTGCTCAGCGCGCCCGAGCCCCCGGCGGGCGGTATGCAGGGCCTCTCCGAGGAGATCCTGGTCCCCGGCGGCCCCTTCACCATGGGCACCTCGACGGAGCCCTGGGCGCTGGACAACGAGCGTCCGGCGCACCGGCGCGACGTGCCGGCCTTCCATCTCGACACCGCGCCGGTGACCTGCGGCGCCTACATTGCGTTCATCGAGGACGGCGGCTACGACGACCCCCGTTGGTGGGCCGCCGAGGGCTGGGACCAGATCCGCCGGCACGACATCGGCGCACCGCTGTTCTGGCGCCGGGAGGCCGGGCAGTGGCTGCGCCGCCGCTTCGGCGTGACGGAGCCGGTGCCCGCGGACGAGCCGGTGCTGCATGTGAGCTGGTACGAGGCCGACGCCTACGCCCGCTGGGCGGGGCGGCGGCTGCCGACCGAGGCCGAATGGGAGAAGGCCGCCCGCCACGACCAGGAGGCGGACCGCTCGCGGCGCTTCCCGTGGGGCGACGCGGACCCGACGCCCACGCAGGCCAACCTGGGACAGCGCCATCTGCGTCCGGCCCCTGCCGGAAGCTACCCGGAGGGCGAGTCCCCGCTCGGAGTCCGGCAGTTGATCGGCGATGTGTGGGAGTGGACGTCGAGCGACTTCCTGCCCTACCCCGGCTTCGCCGCGTTCCCCTACCGCGAGTACTCCGAGGTGTTCTTCGGCAGCGCCCACAAGGTGCTGCGCGGCGGCTCGTTCGCCGTCGACAAGGTGGCCTGCCGCGGCACCTTCCGCAACTGGGACCTCCCGGTGCGGCGCCAGATCTTCTCCGGCTTCCGCACCGCACGGGACGCCGCCGGCCACGAGGATGTCGCCTGA